One genomic region from Cellulomonas hominis encodes:
- a CDS encoding tRNA (adenine-N1)-methyltransferase, protein MTDDTAPATAAQPTGADQRRGLLRVGERVQLTDPRGRLHTITLQPGATFHTHKGYFRHEELIDAPEGTVVTSSGGVEYLALRPLLSDYVLSMPRGAAVVYPKDAGQIVQMADIYPGARVVEAGVGSGALTMSLLRAVGDGGRLHSIERREDFAAIARGNVESFFGGPHPAWRLSVGDLADVLPTAEGPGEVDRVVLDMLAPWENLDAVATALAPGGVLIAYVATATQLSRLAEDVRADGRYTEPQAWESMVRGWHLEGLAVRPQHRMIGHTGFLLTTRRLADGVEPPLRKRRPAKGSQPGEAALVDETGDVVSSRSFQEVPDAEWTPEALGERAVSDKKVRRVRRDVGQAPEQD, encoded by the coding sequence GTGACCGACGACACCGCTCCCGCGACCGCCGCCCAGCCGACCGGCGCCGACCAGCGCCGCGGCCTGCTCCGGGTGGGGGAGCGCGTCCAGCTCACCGACCCCCGGGGCCGGCTGCACACCATCACGCTCCAGCCCGGCGCGACCTTCCACACGCACAAGGGCTACTTCCGGCACGAGGAGCTGATCGACGCGCCCGAGGGCACCGTCGTGACGAGCAGCGGCGGCGTCGAGTACCTCGCCCTGCGCCCGCTGCTGTCCGACTACGTGCTGTCGATGCCGCGCGGTGCCGCCGTGGTCTACCCGAAGGACGCCGGCCAGATCGTGCAGATGGCCGACATCTACCCGGGCGCCCGGGTGGTCGAGGCGGGCGTGGGGTCCGGCGCGCTGACGATGTCCCTGCTGCGCGCGGTCGGCGACGGCGGCCGCCTGCACTCGATCGAGCGGCGCGAGGACTTCGCGGCGATCGCCCGCGGGAACGTCGAGTCGTTCTTCGGCGGCCCGCACCCCGCGTGGCGGCTGTCGGTGGGCGACCTGGCGGACGTGCTGCCGACGGCGGAGGGGCCCGGAGAGGTCGACCGCGTGGTGCTCGACATGCTGGCCCCCTGGGAGAACCTCGACGCGGTCGCCACGGCGCTGGCCCCGGGCGGGGTGCTCATCGCGTACGTGGCGACGGCGACGCAGCTGTCCCGGCTCGCGGAGGACGTCCGGGCGGACGGCCGGTACACCGAGCCGCAGGCGTGGGAGTCGATGGTCCGCGGCTGGCACCTGGAGGGCCTGGCGGTCCGCCCCCAGCACCGGATGATCGGCCACACCGGCTTCCTGCTCACGACCCGCCGGCTGGCGGACGGCGTCGAGCCACCGCTGCGCAAGCGCCGCCCGGCGAAGGGCTCCCAGCCGGGGGAGGCCGCGCTGGTGGACGAGACCGGCGACGTGGTCAGCAGCCGGTCGTTCCAGGAGGTCCCGGACGCGGAGTGGACCCCGGAGGCCCTGGGCGAGCGCGCGGTCTCCGACAAGAAGGTCCGCCGGGTCCGCCGCGACGTGGGGCAGGCGCCCGAGCAGGACTGA
- a CDS encoding site-2 protease family protein, with amino-acid sequence MENRTRGWVVGRVAGAPVILTPSSLLMVALIALVFAPTVRARAPWLGTGSTYVVALVIGVLLLVSILVHELAHGLTARSRGLHVQEYALTLIGGHTAYGGRVTPLSSGLVAVAGPLANLVLAVVFTLLARAVDPFGVAATVLVAAAYANGFVGLFNLVPGLPLDGGQVLESVVWGATKDRRRGTTVAGWAGRVVAVGFVAWVLLVPLLSGARPDLVAVAWGALVGAFLWSGAGQAIKAARTSRAVDALAVSTVGVRAVGVPATAVLAEADAARGRAGADAVVLLSPDGRPAAYVDPQAANGVPVHERAHVPLTAVSVTLPAGAVVDASLRGVALVQAVAATSRFAPVMAALQDGQVVALVRSADVAAALRS; translated from the coding sequence GTGGAGAACCGGACGCGCGGCTGGGTCGTGGGGCGGGTGGCCGGGGCGCCGGTCATCCTGACGCCGAGCAGCCTGCTCATGGTGGCGCTGATCGCGCTGGTGTTCGCCCCGACCGTGCGCGCGCGGGCGCCGTGGCTCGGCACGGGCTCCACCTACGTCGTGGCGCTGGTCATCGGGGTGCTGCTGCTCGTCTCGATCCTGGTGCACGAGCTGGCGCACGGCCTGACGGCCCGGTCCCGCGGCCTGCACGTGCAGGAGTACGCGCTCACCCTCATCGGCGGCCACACGGCGTACGGCGGCCGGGTGACGCCGCTGAGCAGCGGCCTGGTCGCCGTCGCCGGCCCGCTGGCGAACCTCGTGCTCGCCGTCGTGTTCACCCTGCTCGCCCGGGCGGTCGACCCGTTCGGGGTCGCGGCGACGGTGCTGGTCGCGGCGGCGTACGCGAACGGCTTCGTCGGACTGTTCAACCTGGTGCCGGGGCTGCCGCTGGACGGCGGGCAGGTGCTGGAGTCCGTGGTCTGGGGCGCGACGAAGGACCGCCGCCGCGGGACCACGGTCGCGGGCTGGGCGGGCCGGGTCGTCGCCGTCGGGTTCGTCGCCTGGGTGCTGCTGGTGCCACTGCTCAGCGGCGCGCGGCCGGATCTGGTGGCCGTGGCGTGGGGCGCGCTGGTCGGCGCGTTCCTGTGGTCGGGCGCGGGTCAGGCGATCAAGGCCGCGCGCACGTCCCGGGCGGTGGACGCGCTGGCGGTCTCCACGGTCGGGGTGCGGGCGGTCGGCGTCCCGGCGACGGCGGTGCTCGCGGAGGCCGATGCCGCCCGCGGGCGGGCCGGGGCGGACGCGGTCGTGCTGCTGTCGCCCGACGGGCGCCCCGCCGCGTACGTGGACCCGCAGGCCGCGAACGGCGTCCCGGTGCACGAGCGCGCGCACGTGCCCCTCACCGCGGTGTCCGTGACGCTGCCGGCCGGCGCGGTCGTGGACGCGTCGCTGCGCGGCGTCGCGCTGGTGCAGGCCGTCGCCGCGACGTCCCGGTTCGCGCCGGTGATGGCGGCGCTCCAGGACGGCCAGGTCGTGGCGCTGGTCCGCAGCGCGGACGTGGCGGCGGCGCTGCGCTCCTAG
- a CDS encoding HNH endonuclease signature motif containing protein — MADLHEHPDGDPAAGVVLPRYGDDGRCLTDFGADPAAGGAGTAQQRQIEAIAACPPGPELDAWLRGLDLSVLPAGVVLEVVAAWDRMESSAHAGKLAAVAELVVRPTMDPDRTPGRGAAPVGRERVVAGEVGMRLRLPVLTASRVVRDAVLLDGLLQATGAALASGHVDARKADTLVRRARDLPYEVSLAVEDAVLPDADQCSHAQFEQRVEHAIALVDAEGAALRHATAREGRRVTHPRRRPDGMAAMWCVLSAPDAARLDGVLDHTARAARALGDPRTLDQLRADGLRDLVVGDVPAVEGPAFEVRLHPPTPRPVPVDRAWSTPGGPTRPMAPEPTATITPIPVPISAPEPAPAAAAPAEAGALNTRCPDTTSTPVPAAPTSDAADLAARAHRGRTTNGCGTCGGRPGAQVRVTIAASTLLGLDDQPGDLEGYGAIDAVTARALAAGGDWQRIVTDPLTEQTLDIGRRRYRPPAALDEHVRVRDKTCAAPGCTVPATRTDLDHTIAYHPQPGAPPDTPLGGTDAGNLGPLCRAHHRLKTVGGFRLRQIEPGLFEWITPTGHRYLVRPGTGRSLDTTTVPHDAEPPF; from the coding sequence ATGGCTGACCTGCACGAACATCCCGACGGTGATCCCGCCGCGGGTGTGGTGCTGCCCCGGTACGGGGACGACGGTCGGTGCCTGACGGACTTCGGGGCGGACCCGGCAGCGGGCGGAGCAGGGACGGCGCAGCAGCGGCAGATCGAGGCGATCGCGGCCTGCCCGCCAGGACCCGAGCTGGATGCGTGGTTGCGGGGTCTGGACCTGTCGGTGCTGCCCGCCGGGGTCGTGCTCGAGGTGGTGGCCGCCTGGGACCGCATGGAGTCCTCCGCCCACGCCGGCAAGCTCGCCGCGGTGGCCGAGCTGGTGGTGCGCCCGACGATGGACCCGGACCGCACCCCGGGGCGTGGGGCCGCGCCGGTGGGGCGGGAGCGGGTGGTGGCCGGTGAGGTGGGGATGCGGTTGCGGTTGCCGGTGCTGACCGCCAGCCGGGTGGTGCGTGATGCGGTGCTGCTGGACGGGTTGCTGCAGGCGACCGGTGCGGCGTTGGCGAGCGGGCATGTGGATGCCCGTAAGGCGGACACTCTGGTGCGTCGGGCACGGGACCTGCCGTATGAGGTGAGCCTGGCGGTGGAGGATGCGGTGCTGCCGGACGCGGACCAGTGCTCGCACGCGCAGTTCGAGCAGCGGGTGGAGCACGCGATCGCCCTGGTGGACGCCGAGGGTGCCGCGCTGCGGCACGCCACGGCCCGCGAGGGTCGGCGGGTGACGCACCCGCGGCGGCGGCCGGACGGGATGGCCGCGATGTGGTGCGTGCTGAGCGCCCCGGACGCGGCCCGGCTGGACGGGGTGCTGGACCACACCGCCCGCGCCGCCCGCGCCCTGGGTGATCCCCGCACCCTGGACCAGCTGCGCGCCGACGGGCTGCGCGACCTGGTGGTCGGGGACGTGCCGGCGGTGGAGGGTCCGGCGTTCGAGGTGCGCCTCCACCCGCCCACCCCGCGACCGGTGCCGGTCGACCGGGCGTGGAGCACCCCGGGTGGGCCGACGCGCCCGATGGCCCCCGAGCCGACCGCCACGATCACCCCCATCCCCGTCCCGATCTCCGCGCCCGAGCCCGCGCCGGCGGCCGCCGCGCCGGCCGAGGCCGGCGCCCTCAACACGCGGTGTCCCGACACCACAAGCACCCCGGTGCCCGCCGCCCCAACGTCGGACGCCGCGGACCTCGCCGCCCGCGCCCACCGCGGCCGCACCACCAACGGCTGCGGCACGTGCGGCGGCCGCCCGGGCGCGCAGGTGCGGGTCACGATCGCCGCCTCCACCCTGCTCGGCCTGGACGACCAACCGGGCGACCTCGAGGGGTACGGGGCCATCGACGCGGTCACCGCCCGGGCCCTGGCCGCCGGAGGCGACTGGCAGCGGATCGTGACCGACCCGCTCACCGAGCAGACCCTTGACATCGGACGACGCCGATACCGACCACCCGCCGCACTCGACGAGCACGTGCGCGTCCGGGACAAGACCTGCGCGGCACCCGGCTGCACCGTGCCCGCCACCCGCACCGACCTCGACCACACCATCGCCTACCACCCGCAACCCGGCGCCCCACCCGACACACCCCTGGGCGGCACCGACGCGGGCAACCTCGGGCCGCTGTGCCGCGCCCACCACCGGCTCAAGACCGTCGGCGGGTTCCGGCTCCGGCAGATCGAACCCGGCCTGTTCGAGTGGATCACCCCCACCGGCCACCGCTACCTCGTACGCCCCGGCACCGGACGCTCCCTCGACACGACCACCGTCCCCCACGACGCCGAACCCCCGTTCTGA
- a CDS encoding RecB family exonuclease: MTTTDPQLLAPVSVDAADAGDVEAPAEPRVPGLSPSRANDFQQCPLLFRLRVVDKRPEPPSSAAARGTLVHSVLERLYDLPLGERTPAAAHALMPEAWDRLLERSPEVVTLFASEDEREAWLGTARLLLDTYFTLEDPNRLQPGDRELAVRTLMDDGPQLRGIVDRLDVAPDGALRVVDYKTGKSPNPGFEGSALFQMRFYAYVLWRERGVLPKMLQLVYLGDGQILRHSPSEAEMRTLELRLRALWSQIEEAACTGEWRPRRSRLCDWCAHQAVCPAFGNTAPEIPEGAVERAIGITPLAAPASASA; the protein is encoded by the coding sequence ATGACGACCACCGACCCGCAGCTCCTCGCCCCCGTGTCCGTCGACGCCGCCGATGCCGGTGACGTCGAGGCGCCGGCCGAGCCGCGCGTGCCGGGGCTGTCCCCGTCGCGGGCGAACGACTTCCAGCAGTGCCCGCTGCTCTTCCGGCTCCGGGTGGTGGACAAGCGGCCCGAGCCGCCGAGCTCCGCGGCCGCGCGCGGGACGCTCGTGCACTCCGTGCTGGAGCGGCTGTACGACCTGCCGCTCGGCGAGCGCACCCCCGCGGCGGCGCACGCGCTGATGCCCGAGGCCTGGGACCGGCTGCTCGAGCGCTCCCCCGAGGTGGTCACGCTGTTCGCCTCCGAGGACGAGCGGGAGGCGTGGCTCGGCACCGCCCGGCTGCTGCTGGACACGTACTTCACGCTGGAGGACCCGAACCGCCTGCAGCCCGGCGACCGCGAGCTGGCCGTGCGCACGCTGATGGACGACGGGCCGCAGCTCCGCGGGATCGTCGACCGGCTCGACGTCGCCCCCGACGGAGCGCTGCGGGTCGTCGACTACAAGACGGGCAAGTCGCCGAACCCGGGGTTCGAGGGCTCGGCGCTGTTCCAGATGCGCTTCTACGCGTACGTCCTCTGGCGGGAGCGCGGCGTGCTGCCGAAGATGCTCCAGCTCGTCTACCTCGGCGACGGGCAGATCCTGCGGCACTCCCCCTCCGAAGCGGAGATGCGGACGCTGGAGCTCCGGCTCCGGGCGCTGTGGTCGCAGATCGAGGAGGCCGCCTGCACCGGCGAGTGGCGTCCCCGGAGGTCCCGGCTGTGCGACTGGTGCGCGCACCAGGCCGTGTGCCCGGCGTTCGGCAACACGGCGCCGGAGATCCCCGAGGGGGCGGTCGAGCGCGCGATCGGCATCACGCCTCTGGCGGCGCCCGCATCGGCGTCGGCCTGA
- a CDS encoding LacI family DNA-binding transcriptional regulator, with product MSTQDQARPPKMADVGRLAGVSAQTVSRYFTGTGYVGADTRARIEAAIAELDYQLNQSARSLRVNSTRTIGVLTTGPSLYGSWSVLSGLNQAAAAAGYSLLTVQLEADPSGSDTPEWMHRALDRFLSARVDGIIVSSSHFGIEDLLERVWERVPVVLLSGRSWPNADSATVDSYEAGLLAVRHLTGLGHTRVLHLAGPEGPNESFERERAYRDALAAADLPVLPAPRGDWSAQSGWEIGTTVDPTTFTAVFAGNDQMALGFMSALRARGLAAPGDYSIVGVDDMPDARFFSPALTSVQMDFVGLGRAGLEMILHRVRSGERVARRVIRPTLVVRDSTRAWVGAGRA from the coding sequence ATGAGCACGCAGGACCAGGCCAGGCCCCCGAAGATGGCCGACGTCGGACGGCTCGCCGGCGTGTCCGCCCAGACGGTCTCCCGGTACTTCACCGGCACCGGCTACGTCGGCGCCGACACGCGCGCGCGCATCGAGGCCGCGATCGCCGAGCTCGACTACCAGCTCAACCAGTCCGCCCGGAGCCTGCGGGTCAACTCGACGCGGACCATCGGCGTCCTCACCACCGGCCCGTCGCTGTACGGCAGCTGGTCCGTGCTGAGCGGCCTGAACCAGGCAGCGGCCGCCGCGGGGTACTCGCTGCTCACGGTCCAGCTCGAGGCCGACCCGTCCGGCTCCGACACCCCGGAGTGGATGCACCGGGCCCTCGACCGGTTCCTGTCCGCCCGGGTGGACGGGATCATCGTGTCCTCGTCGCACTTCGGGATCGAGGACCTGCTCGAGCGTGTCTGGGAGCGGGTGCCGGTCGTGCTGCTGTCCGGGCGTTCCTGGCCGAACGCCGACTCCGCGACGGTCGACTCCTACGAGGCCGGCCTGCTCGCCGTGCGGCACCTCACCGGCCTCGGGCACACGCGCGTCCTGCACCTCGCGGGACCCGAGGGGCCGAACGAGAGCTTCGAGCGCGAGCGCGCGTACCGGGACGCCCTGGCCGCCGCGGACCTGCCGGTGCTGCCCGCGCCGCGGGGCGACTGGTCGGCGCAGTCGGGCTGGGAGATCGGCACGACCGTGGACCCGACGACGTTCACCGCCGTGTTCGCGGGCAACGACCAGATGGCGCTCGGGTTCATGAGCGCCCTGCGGGCCCGCGGGCTCGCGGCGCCCGGCGACTACTCCATCGTCGGGGTGGACGACATGCCGGACGCGCGGTTCTTCTCGCCCGCGCTGACCTCCGTGCAGATGGACTTCGTGGGTCTCGGGCGGGCCGGGCTCGAGATGATCCTGCACCGGGTCCGCTCCGGGGAGCGCGTCGCGCGGCGGGTGATCCGGCCGACGCTGGTGGTGCGGGACTCGACGCGGGCCTGGGTGGGGGCGGGACGGGCCTGA
- a CDS encoding nucleoside hydrolase, protein MTRIPHPHADPPAPAGPRWRLGETPWLDRPFPAPRSRVIIDNDFSGDPDDLFQVVHHLLSPSVAIPLLVASHLRPDDPIDPGADTAANAEAVLADVFARMGLDSADRIVRGASRGLADTATPQDSPAARAIIAEALRDDDSPLFYAAGGGLTDLASAYLLEPRIAERIVLVWIGGPEHDGLATPPAHAMPVEYNLLIDVPAAQVLFGAPDLTIWQIPRDVYRQCLVSDVELRRRVAATGPLGAYLYDEVRWEQDRVHEHGLEVPESYALGDSPLVLLTALRSTFEPDASSSRFVERPTPEMTPDGTYRALRGSRPMRVYTHVDTRLMFEDFFHKLDEFARWQAGA, encoded by the coding sequence TTGACCCGCATCCCCCATCCCCACGCTGATCCCCCCGCCCCCGCCGGCCCGCGCTGGCGCCTCGGGGAGACCCCCTGGCTCGACCGGCCGTTCCCGGCGCCGCGCAGCCGCGTCATCATCGACAACGACTTCTCCGGGGACCCCGACGACCTGTTCCAGGTGGTGCACCACCTGCTGTCCCCGTCGGTCGCGATCCCCCTGCTCGTGGCGTCCCACCTGCGCCCGGACGACCCGATCGACCCGGGCGCGGACACGGCCGCCAACGCGGAGGCCGTCCTCGCCGACGTGTTCGCCCGGATGGGCCTCGACTCGGCCGACCGCATCGTCCGGGGCGCCTCGCGCGGACTGGCCGACACCGCGACCCCGCAGGACTCCCCCGCGGCCCGGGCGATCATCGCCGAGGCGCTGCGCGACGACGACTCCCCGCTGTTCTACGCGGCGGGCGGCGGCCTCACGGACCTGGCGTCGGCGTACCTGCTGGAGCCGCGGATCGCCGAGCGGATCGTCCTGGTGTGGATCGGCGGCCCGGAGCACGACGGCCTCGCCACGCCCCCGGCGCACGCGATGCCGGTCGAGTACAACCTGCTGATCGACGTCCCCGCGGCGCAGGTGCTCTTCGGCGCGCCCGACCTGACGATCTGGCAGATCCCGCGCGACGTCTACCGGCAGTGCCTGGTATCCGACGTGGAGCTGCGGCGGCGCGTCGCGGCGACCGGCCCGCTGGGCGCGTACCTGTACGACGAGGTGCGCTGGGAGCAGGACCGGGTGCACGAGCACGGCCTCGAGGTGCCCGAGTCGTACGCGCTCGGCGACTCCCCGCTGGTGCTGCTCACGGCCCTGCGCTCCACCTTCGAGCCGGACGCGTCGTCGTCCCGGTTCGTCGAGCGCCCGACGCCCGAGATGACGCCGGACGGCACGTACCGGGCGCTGCGCGGCTCCCGGCCGATGCGCGTGTACACGCACGTGGACACGCGCCTGATGTTCGAGGACTTCTTCCACAAGCTCGACGAGTTCGCCCGGTGGCAGGCCGGCGCCTAG
- a CDS encoding IS481 family transposase produces the protein MSHGNARLTVHGRALLVRRVIEGHRPVAHVAKELGVSRQCAHRWVNRFRSEGPAGLADRSSRPHRSPTRTDPEIELVVVLARRAHRRGPAWLAEQTGVPARTVSRILARHRVPHLADCDPLTGQPIRATRLTTLRYERERPGELVHMDVKKIGRIPPGGGWRAGGGWTLANHQSRVDKTPIGYDYVHALIDDCSRLAYCEILPDEKGPTCAGFLARGAAYFGGCGIERIERVMTDNAYAYRYSGDLRAVVAALGARQVFIKPHCPWQNGKVERLNRTLATEWAYRQIFTSNDDRAAALAPWLEHYNTRRPHIALGGRPPISRLSPT, from the coding sequence GTGTCTCACGGTAATGCGCGTCTGACTGTCCATGGCCGAGCTCTGCTGGTCCGGCGGGTGATCGAGGGCCATCGCCCGGTCGCCCACGTCGCCAAGGAACTCGGCGTCTCTCGCCAGTGCGCCCACCGGTGGGTCAATCGGTTCCGCAGCGAGGGACCGGCAGGGCTGGCCGACAGGTCCTCACGCCCGCACCGCTCACCGACCCGCACCGATCCCGAGATCGAGCTGGTGGTAGTCCTCGCGCGCCGCGCCCACCGTCGAGGGCCTGCCTGGCTGGCCGAGCAGACCGGCGTCCCGGCCCGCACGGTCTCGCGGATCCTGGCCCGTCATCGAGTCCCGCACCTGGCCGACTGCGACCCGCTGACCGGCCAACCGATCCGAGCCACCCGCCTGACCACGCTGCGCTACGAACGCGAACGACCCGGCGAGCTGGTCCACATGGACGTCAAGAAGATCGGCCGCATCCCGCCCGGTGGTGGCTGGCGCGCTGGCGGCGGCTGGACCCTGGCCAACCACCAGTCACGCGTGGACAAGACCCCGATCGGCTACGACTACGTGCACGCCCTGATCGATGACTGCTCCCGGCTGGCCTACTGCGAGATCCTGCCCGACGAGAAGGGCCCGACCTGCGCGGGCTTCCTGGCGCGCGGCGCGGCCTACTTCGGCGGCTGCGGCATCGAGCGCATCGAGCGGGTCATGACCGACAACGCCTACGCCTACAGGTACTCGGGCGACCTGCGCGCCGTCGTGGCCGCGCTCGGCGCCCGCCAGGTGTTCATCAAGCCGCACTGCCCCTGGCAGAACGGCAAGGTCGAACGACTCAACCGGACCCTGGCGACCGAGTGGGCCTACCGGCAGATCTTCACCAGCAACGACGACCGCGCCGCCGCTCTTGCTCCCTGGCTCGAGCACTACAACACTCGCAGACCACACATCGCACTCGGCGGACGACCGCCGATCAGCCGACTGTCACCAACGTGA
- a CDS encoding ABC transporter substrate-binding protein, translating into MVLKTRWIATTAVGALALGLTACSGGGDDAAEGGDQTVTVWTLTQEEAQKTAWDALVAGFEEANPGITVETEERATDAHKDALRQAAGTDSLPDIYRYWGGPGLGGELVSAGVSTDLTDAYEEYGWADELTPAALANATQYGGYHGVPFIQATEAVYYNKTLFEQAGITEVPTTYDDLVAAAQQLKDAGIIPMTFGGTVNWHVMRLLDSLIETECGADTADELTTGDGDWGSESCVTDAFTELETWGADFLNPGFMGISNDDAAQLFYSGQAAMTIEGDWYGPMAIDGGLPVEDMGIFTFPTGTERTYGFGELLYVTPAAKSPDAAAKFLDYMVSPEGQEKLGTAFASISVNSTVEPAADAPLGTDWQSIIAASGGLFVNNDQNFSTAETTEYWRIQNSVLTGELDPADAGAEFQTWRDANN; encoded by the coding sequence ATGGTGCTGAAGACACGGTGGATCGCGACGACGGCGGTCGGGGCGCTCGCGCTCGGCCTGACCGCGTGCAGCGGCGGTGGCGACGACGCGGCGGAGGGCGGCGACCAGACGGTCACCGTCTGGACGCTCACGCAGGAGGAGGCGCAGAAGACGGCGTGGGACGCCCTCGTCGCCGGCTTCGAGGAGGCCAACCCCGGCATCACGGTGGAGACCGAGGAGCGCGCGACCGACGCGCACAAGGACGCGCTGCGGCAGGCGGCAGGGACGGACTCGCTCCCGGACATCTACCGGTACTGGGGCGGCCCGGGCCTGGGCGGCGAGCTCGTCAGCGCCGGGGTCAGCACGGACCTCACGGACGCGTACGAGGAGTACGGCTGGGCGGACGAGCTGACGCCGGCGGCGCTGGCGAACGCCACCCAGTACGGCGGCTACCACGGAGTCCCGTTCATCCAGGCGACCGAGGCGGTCTACTACAACAAGACCCTGTTCGAGCAGGCCGGCATCACGGAGGTGCCGACCACGTACGACGACCTCGTCGCGGCGGCGCAGCAGCTCAAGGACGCCGGCATCATCCCCATGACGTTCGGCGGCACGGTCAACTGGCACGTCATGCGGCTGCTCGACTCGCTGATCGAGACGGAGTGCGGGGCCGACACGGCCGACGAGCTCACCACCGGCGACGGCGACTGGGGCAGCGAGTCCTGCGTCACCGACGCGTTCACCGAGCTCGAGACCTGGGGTGCGGACTTCCTCAACCCGGGCTTCATGGGCATCAGCAACGACGACGCGGCGCAGCTGTTCTACAGCGGCCAGGCGGCCATGACCATCGAGGGCGACTGGTACGGCCCGATGGCGATCGACGGCGGCCTGCCCGTCGAGGACATGGGGATCTTCACGTTCCCGACCGGGACCGAGCGGACCTACGGCTTCGGGGAGCTGCTCTACGTGACGCCGGCGGCGAAGTCCCCGGACGCCGCCGCGAAGTTCCTCGACTACATGGTCTCCCCGGAGGGCCAGGAGAAGCTCGGCACGGCGTTCGCCTCGATCTCGGTGAATTCCACCGTCGAGCCCGCCGCCGACGCCCCGCTGGGCACGGACTGGCAGTCGATCATCGCGGCCTCGGGCGGCCTGTTCGTGAACAACGACCAGAACTTCTCGACCGCGGAGACGACCGAGTACTGGCGGATCCAGAACTCGGTGCTGACCGGTGAGCTCGACCCGGCCGACGCCGGCGCCGAGTTCCAGACGTGGCGCGACGCCAACAACTGA
- a CDS encoding carbohydrate ABC transporter permease, whose product MTLLRTRQEPRTDRPRRGRRHRPFLTALPYLLPAVALYGYFIAYPMLDSIRLSFYKWSGFRTETPEFVGLDNYRRLFTADPVFWKAFGNSVIWVVLSLLIPMVLGLLLALGLNRRIVGRNLMRSVIYIPAVFASITVAAMWRWIYNPTLGLVNQGLEAVGLGDWAQSWLGDPKIALYSVFAASVWQAVGFPMVLFLAGLQSVPPELVDAAKIDGAGTWQVFRNVTLPALRPTTVVVVILTIINSLKVFDLIVGMTGGGPAQSTQVLALWSYTQSFTNHSFGAGGAVATVLLVLSLCLVIPYMAWSMKGDDK is encoded by the coding sequence ATGACCCTCCTTCGCACTCGCCAGGAGCCGCGGACGGACCGACCCCGCCGGGGCCGCCGCCACCGGCCGTTCCTCACCGCCCTGCCCTACCTGCTGCCGGCCGTCGCGCTGTACGGCTACTTCATCGCCTACCCGATGCTCGACTCGATCCGCCTGTCGTTCTACAAGTGGTCCGGGTTCCGTACCGAGACGCCCGAGTTCGTGGGCCTCGACAACTACCGGCGGCTGTTCACCGCCGACCCGGTGTTCTGGAAGGCGTTCGGCAACTCCGTCATCTGGGTCGTGCTGTCCCTGCTGATCCCGATGGTGCTGGGCCTGCTGCTCGCCCTCGGGCTCAACCGCCGGATCGTCGGCCGCAACCTCATGCGGTCCGTCATCTACATCCCCGCGGTGTTCGCCTCGATCACGGTCGCGGCCATGTGGCGGTGGATCTACAACCCCACACTCGGCCTGGTGAACCAGGGGCTCGAGGCGGTCGGCCTGGGCGACTGGGCGCAGTCCTGGCTCGGCGACCCGAAGATCGCGCTGTACTCGGTGTTCGCGGCGTCGGTGTGGCAGGCCGTCGGGTTCCCGATGGTCCTGTTCCTCGCGGGACTGCAGTCCGTGCCGCCGGAGCTGGTCGACGCCGCGAAGATCGACGGTGCCGGCACGTGGCAGGTGTTCCGCAACGTCACGCTGCCCGCCCTGCGGCCGACGACGGTCGTGGTCGTCATCCTCACGATCATCAACTCGCTCAAGGTCTTCGACCTCATCGTCGGCATGACCGGCGGCGGGCCGGCGCAGTCGACGCAGGTGCTCGCGCTGTGGTCGTACACCCAGTCGTTCACCAACCACAGCTTCGGCGCCGGCGGGGCGGTCGCCACCGTGCTGCTCGTGCTGTCGCTCTGCCTGGTCATCCCCTACATGGCCTGGTCGATGAAGGGAGACGACAAGTGA